Part of the Anaerolineae bacterium genome, AGTAGTAGAGAGTATCCTTTTTGTCTCACCCACCAAATATGTCTCCGCCCCCCCTGGATGAACATCCTGCCCTTTCCTCATTAGATTGTCAATTAAACCTATAGGCAACTCGTAGATAAGTATTCCTTTTGTGCCATGCACTCTATCAATCAGGCGTATCCCCACAAAATTGACCGGCGTATCCCCGGCAGGAGGATAGTTGACAAAATCAGTCATAAAAACATCGCCTGACTCGGCTTCGTCTTTTAATTTTCTAAATAAGTCGGCCAGGGCTGTACTTTGATAGGGGCCATTTAGAAGACTGGTGGCAAAATCATCCTGCTTGGCATAACTGTAAACAATATCCCCGGTGTAAGGAGAGACCAGCAGAACATCCTGGTAACCCCGCGCCTGGACAATATTAGAAAAAAAATCATAATATTTTATGTGGGTTAAGCTGTACGGATTCAAAGTGTCCGCTCCCTCCCTGGTCGGATTCCCCATAAACCCCAAAGTTCGAACTTTTGCCGGCCCTACCATTGACATTGTGCTTGAAAGGGACCGATAGGCTTCACTGACCATATCAAGCTCAGACAGCAGCCGCAGATCGCGCTCAATCCCGTCAAAAAAGGTGTCAATCTCTTCAAATTTTGCATCGCGCACAGTTTCAAGTTTTTTGAACGCTTCAACCCGTAATTCTTGCCGCGCCCGAAAATAGGTTAGCCAAACTGCTAGCAGCAGAGGGATCAGCGAAACTGCCAGGAAGAAAAGAATTAGCTTGCCCTTTAAAGAATTAAAAATGTTTAACCGGGGATATTTTTGTTCTGTATGCTCGTTTTCCATTATTTTGCTCCTGGCCAGCCTCCTCTATTCTGAAACGTTCAAGTTCACCACAGTTTGAGGGGTCTTCAAACTCAAACCAACTTCTCGAACCGCTATTTGCAACGCCTCTTCCAACGATTGCGCGGCCTGAATTTTTTGGCTGATTTCATTAATACGCGCTTCTCGCGCCCCTCGCTGTTGTGTTTCTTCAATCAAGCGTAAGTTTTCTGCCGCCTGGGCCACTTGTTCGGCTATGGCCCCAACCAAGGCCCGTTCTTCAGGAGACCACTCTTGTTGGTTACGTAACAAACCTAATTCCCCCACTACCTCCTCACGTACTGTTAACGGCACAACCAAACCGGCCTGGGTTTTACTAACTGCGTTTTCCTGCCCACCTCCGTCTGCCAATTCTCCCTGACCATTTGACGGCAGCACGGGAGAAGGATTCAAGCGCTGTGGCGTTACCTCGGGTGATGATACTGCTGTTGTTGGGGTAACACCTTCACGTGTCTTTTCGTACGCTATCGCCCCGCCGTGCCTGGCCCAATATGCTTCCCAGGCTTGCACGGTGTAACTTCGCTGCGTGGTTTCTATTTCCGCCAGGGCTGCATTGGTTTCTGCTAACAGGCGTTGGTTCTCTATGGCCACTGCCACTTGCCCCATCAGCGAGATATACGGCCTGATCTCCTCCGCAAACAACAATGGCCCTTCTTCTGCCAGTAATAACAACACCCCTATTTGCCGCATGCCTGTCCATAAGGGTAAAACCGCCATCGCCCGGATATTCAGCCGTTGGAATACTTTCTGCATCATCATATCAAATCGTTTATCGTGCTGAATGTCTGCAAAAATCAGCGGCTCCGACGTTAAAAATTGTTCAATCCCGGCATACATGGCGCGGGGGTATCGCGTTTCCACCGGCATCGGTGGCGTTCCTTCGCCATTGTGCCAATTGGCCCGGACAATCAGCCTTTCCACTTTTTGGGCCGGATTATATTCAAATTCACCCAAAACTACCCGGTTGATCTTTCCCTTCGGCACTGCTTCACCCACCGCCGCCACAATTTCATGCAAATCACCGGCTGCGGTTATCCGGCGTCCGGCTTGATAGAGACTTTCGGCCAGGGCTAAATTTTTCTGATTTTGTTCAAACAAACGCGCGTTCTCCAGAGCTATCACTAATTGCGCCGCCAGGGTGTTTTGAATGCGAATATCGTTTTCCGTAAAATGGTTAATCTCATTCGCTTGCACGTCCACTACTCCCAACACCCGTTCCCCGGCCACCAACGGCACCGCTAACTCTGAACGTGTATCCGGCAGAAGAGGGTTGGGCAACCAATTGGGGTCGGCCAAAACATCATTAATGATAATGCCCTGGCGGGTGCGGGCTACCCGGGCTACCAACGATTGCTCTTGCTGGGAGGAAATACTCCACCCTTGGGCCACCATCTGCTGCCCCACCGTCCCCGCACCGGCTGCCAAAACAAGCCTCTTCTCTCCCTCATCAAGCAAATAGATATGGGCATGGTACAAGCCAAAACTGTCTCGGATTAAATCGGCCACTCGTTCCAATAGCGCTGTGGTGTCTAATATTTTTGAAGTGGCTGCCCCTACCTGAGCCACCAATTCAAGTTCGGCAGCCCGTTTAGCCATCACCTCCTCTGCCTGCCGGCGTTGCTCTACAAACAAGGCGCCTTGTAGGGCGCTGCTAATCTCCCTGCGTAATGCTTCGTAGATCGCTCCTGTCTGCGGCCCCACCTCAAACAGAACAAAGCCTAATTGATTCTCCCGAAAGTAGAGCGGCACAACCACCAAACTGTATGGCTGTTCAATCTGGTTAACCCTCTCTTGGCCGGTTTTCTCGTTGCCAAATTGAGTTTGGAAATGAGAAAATAGTTCTTTAGGCGCCAATTGTTGAGAAGGAAAACGCTGGCCGGTAGCGTTTAGGGCAATCCGCCCGTTTTGATTATAGGCCAAGATCAACTTAGACCACTCAGCTGGCGCCGCCGGGTTTTCGTACAAAGCAAGATAACAACCAGGGATGCCCAGGCGGGGCAGGCCTTTGGCTAACACTTCCACCAGCTCGGTTATATGAAACGTGGTAATCAAGGCCTGACCAATCTCGCGTAAAGTCTGAGCCTGTTGTTCAGCCTGGAGCCGCCAATATATCTGCGCCCGCTGGGTTGCTTCGCCAATCATTATGCCAGCCTGCTGCCAAAGGTCCGCAGCCCGCTTCAATTTTTCATCATCCCTGAGAAAGGGTAACAAACGACGACGCAACACCGAGAGGACATTCTGCCACGCAGCAATATTGTCATTAACCATAACTGCCTGGCGCAATACCCTGTTCAAAGTGGATAAAAAAGCGCCCGGTAATTCTTCATCTGTTTTAACCGCCAGCGTAGCCACAAAGTCATCCAGCAATTGCTCTACCCAACCGGAAACCTGATTTTTACGAGCAGCCTCTATCACTTGAACCATCTCGGAGAGGATCTCCTCTCGCTGCGAACCGGTCATCGTTTCGAGCGATTCGTTCACGGCTGGCCCTGGCTCTACCGCTGCTCTCACTACCGCCGGATCCAAACAACCACACGATTGGCGTATTATTAACTTTGTGGGCATAGCCACTTGGGCAGGCACTTTTTTGCCGGCCAGGTGTTCTAACAGCAACTCGGTCCCCCACCGCCCTTGTTGATAGAATGATTGTTGGGCCGAAGTTAGCGATGGCGTAACGCAACAAGCCTGCCCAATATCGTCAAAACCGGCTACGGCCACATCTTCGGGCACCCGCACGCCTCGCGCCTGCAATATCCGCAAAGCAGCCAGAGCCGTCATATCGTCTTGCCCAACCACAGCGTCAAAATCAACCTGGGGCGCCAGTTTGCGTCCATCAAGCAGCAAATACATTAAATCTGCCCAGGGTTCAATGATGCTAGTTTGGAGGCGGGGCATCTGCCCTATTTCGTCTTCGCTAACTACCAGGTTCGGGTCAAAAGAAAGGCCATGATCGGCCAGCGCGTCACTATAGCCATGATACCGCTCTTGGGCCTCCAGGTTGTCTCCCCTCTTGCGCAAGAAGGCAATACGTTGGCAACCATGAGCCTCAATTAAATGGGTTACCACATCATGCATGCCCTGGTAGTTGTCCACAACCACACAGGGAATACCTTCCAACGCCAGGCCAATGCTCACCATCGGCAAAGGACGATACCGTTCAAGAAAGCCTCGCATTTCTTCAAGTTCAATAACTTGGGCCAATTGCGCACCCCAGATTACCAGGCCGTCAACCGTTTCTGCGCTGGCCAGGTTGTAAAGGATATTGGCCTGTTTGTTAAAGCCATGGGTATCCTGCAAAATGCCCCCGCCAAAGAGGATCAGATTTACGCCACGTTCTCTGGCCACATCAGCCACCCCGGCCCACAAGCCAATATCGTATTCGTTAAACAAGCCCTGGCAAAAGAGGCCAATGGTGGCGCCACCGTTTGGCCACCCGGTTTGTTTTTTGTTATCTATCTGCCTATCTTCCATCTCTATCCCCAAACACATTACGAATCTGATAATTCTAATTTCACGGCGGTTTGGTGTGTTTCTAAGCTGGCCCCAACTTCTCTAATGGTTATTTGCAACGCCTCTTCCAATGATTGCGCTTCCCGAATTTTCTCGCCAATTTCACTAATCCGCGCTTCTCGCGCTGCCCGTTGTTGGGTTTCATCAATCAGGCGTAAATTCTCATAGGCCTGGGCCAATTGCTCGCTGATGGCCTTCACCAGGGTCACTTCATCCTGGGTCCATTCTCGCTCATAGAATTCGTCTAGCCCTAATATCCCAACCACTTCATCACGTATGGTCAGGGGGGCGGTTAACTTGAAGGGGGCTTCTTCTGGCTGCTGGCTGCTGAGTAACGACTGATTATTGTCCATTAGCCGTTGTTGACCATCTGGAGCCGGTAATTGGCTAACGCTCAGAGCAGCTCCCTCTCTAATATGTTCGTAACTCTGGGCCACACTTTTGGCGCGATAAGCTTCCCAGTTCTGCACCGTGTAGCGCTGTTGCACGGCGGCCACTTCGGCCAGGGCGGCTTTTGTTTCTGCCAGCAGGCGTTGATTTTCTACCGCCACGGCCACCTGGCCCATCAACGAGATGTATGGTCGAATTTCTGTTTCACTCAATTGATACACGTTCTGCGCCTGTAACAACAACACCCCTCGTTGCCGCGTTCCAGCCCATAACGGCAAGGCCGCCATCGCCCAAATATTCAATTGGCGAAATGTTGTCTGCAATTCTTCATCAAATCTTTGATCGTGCTGGACATCCTCAAAAATCAGCGGTTCTGCCCCCACGAATTCCTTGATGCCAGGAAACATCCGGCGACGATACCGGGCGCCAATGGGCGTTGGCGGCATACCCTGGCCGCTATGCCAATTTGCCCGGACAACCATCCCTTCCAATTCTGCCCGCGCATTATATTCAAATTCAAGCAGCACCAGGCGGTTGATATTTCCGGTCGGGGCCACTTCGGCCACGGCCGCTACAATCTCTGGCAAATCGCTCGCTGCCATAATCTGGCGCCCGGCCTGATATAACCTTTCCGTAAAGGTCAGGTTCTTTTGACTTTGCTCAAACAGGCGGGCGTTCTCCAGGGCCGCCGTCACTTGCGCCGCCAACGTGCCTTGAATCCGGATATCATCAACCGTAAAATAATCAGGCT contains:
- a CDS encoding GAF domain-containing protein, which gives rise to MEDRQIDNKKQTGWPNGGATIGLFCQGLFNEYDIGLWAGVADVARERGVNLILFGGGILQDTHGFNKQANILYNLASAETVDGLVIWGAQLAQVIELEEMRGFLERYRPLPMVSIGLALEGIPCVVVDNYQGMHDVVTHLIEAHGCQRIAFLRKRGDNLEAQERYHGYSDALADHGLSFDPNLVVSEDEIGQMPRLQTSIIEPWADLMYLLLDGRKLAPQVDFDAVVGQDDMTALAALRILQARGVRVPEDVAVAGFDDIGQACCVTPSLTSAQQSFYQQGRWGTELLLEHLAGKKVPAQVAMPTKLIIRQSCGCLDPAVVRAAVEPGPAVNESLETMTGSQREEILSEMVQVIEAARKNQVSGWVEQLLDDFVATLAVKTDEELPGAFLSTLNRVLRQAVMVNDNIAAWQNVLSVLRRRLLPFLRDDEKLKRAADLWQQAGIMIGEATQRAQIYWRLQAEQQAQTLREIGQALITTFHITELVEVLAKGLPRLGIPGCYLALYENPAAPAEWSKLILAYNQNGRIALNATGQRFPSQQLAPKELFSHFQTQFGNEKTGQERVNQIEQPYSLVVVPLYFRENQLGFVLFEVGPQTGAIYEALRREISSALQGALFVEQRRQAEEVMAKRAAELELVAQVGAATSKILDTTALLERVADLIRDSFGLYHAHIYLLDEGEKRLVLAAGAGTVGQQMVAQGWSISSQQEQSLVARVARTRQGIIINDVLADPNWLPNPLLPDTRSELAVPLVAGERVLGVVDVQANEINHFTENDIRIQNTLAAQLVIALENARLFEQNQKNLALAESLYQAGRRITAAGDLHEIVAAVGEAVPKGKINRVVLGEFEYNPAQKVERLIVRANWHNGEGTPPMPVETRYPRAMYAGIEQFLTSEPLIFADIQHDKRFDMMMQKVFQRLNIRAMAVLPLWTGMRQIGVLLLLAEEGPLLFAEEIRPYISLMGQVAVAIENQRLLAETNAALAEIETTQRSYTVQAWEAYWARHGGAIAYEKTREGVTPTTAVSSPEVTPQRLNPSPVLPSNGQGELADGGGQENAVSKTQAGLVVPLTVREEVVGELGLLRNQQEWSPEERALVGAIAEQVAQAAENLRLIEETQQRGAREARINEISQKIQAAQSLEEALQIAVREVGLSLKTPQTVVNLNVSE